From the Bubalus kerabau isolate K-KA32 ecotype Philippines breed swamp buffalo chromosome 2, PCC_UOA_SB_1v2, whole genome shotgun sequence genome, one window contains:
- the RPL22L1 gene encoding ribosomal protein eL22-like isoform X2, translating to MAPKKDKKPKKSTWKFNLDLTHPVEDGIFDSGNFEQFLREKVKVNGKTGNLGNVVHIERFKNKIIVVSEKQFSKRYLKYLTKKYLKKNNLRDWLRVVASDKETYELRYFQISQDEDESESED from the exons ATGGCGCCG AAGAAAGACAAGAAGCCTAAGAAGTCAACCTGGAAGTTTAATTTGGATCTTACTCATCCAGTAGAAGATGGAATTTTTGATTCGGGAAATTTT gaaCAGTTTCTGCGGGAGAAGGttaaagtaaatggaaaaacTGGAAATCTTGGGAATGTGGTTCACATTGAACGCTTCAAGAATAAAATCATAGTCGTTTCTGAGAAACAGTTCTCTAAAAG gtattTGAAGTACCTTACCAAGAAATACCTTAAAAAGAACAATCTTCGTGATTGGCTTCGTGTGGTTGCATCTGACAAGGAGACTTATGAGCTTCGTTACTTCCAGATTAGTCAAGATGAAGATGAATCTGAGTCTGAGGACTAG
- the RPL22L1 gene encoding ribosomal protein eL22-like isoform X1, producing the protein MRSCGFRGRPELAYHGWSWQRRERRGGRTVNGKKDKKPKKSTWKFNLDLTHPVEDGIFDSGNFEQFLREKVKVNGKTGNLGNVVHIERFKNKIIVVSEKQFSKRYLKYLTKKYLKKNNLRDWLRVVASDKETYELRYFQISQDEDESESED; encoded by the exons ATGCGGTCTTGTGGATTTCGAGGTAGGCCCGAATTGGCTTACCATGGTTGGTCGTGGCAGCGCAGGGAACGAAGAGGAGGCAGGACGGTGAACGGG AAGAAAGACAAGAAGCCTAAGAAGTCAACCTGGAAGTTTAATTTGGATCTTACTCATCCAGTAGAAGATGGAATTTTTGATTCGGGAAATTTT gaaCAGTTTCTGCGGGAGAAGGttaaagtaaatggaaaaacTGGAAATCTTGGGAATGTGGTTCACATTGAACGCTTCAAGAATAAAATCATAGTCGTTTCTGAGAAACAGTTCTCTAAAAG gtattTGAAGTACCTTACCAAGAAATACCTTAAAAAGAACAATCTTCGTGATTGGCTTCGTGTGGTTGCATCTGACAAGGAGACTTATGAGCTTCGTTACTTCCAGATTAGTCAAGATGAAGATGAATCTGAGTCTGAGGACTAG